A genomic stretch from Diachasmimorpha longicaudata isolate KC_UGA_2023 chromosome 2, iyDiaLong2, whole genome shotgun sequence includes:
- the LOC135172737 gene encoding tyrosine-protein phosphatase 99A-like isoform X2 — MAYWCNDRNIKRAKMSRRKITRISERTVNAAYFISFFLTMNFLVFAQNEGGDMIASDLSNDDYDNSAVPSKPLRLTGYVMNSSSIELSWSEPEHKNGIRGYCVYYMHSNFTEHQLLEKNNETIKFFLNDLEPMTEYKIWVKAFTAENEGEPSDHIMQKTDVAGPSAPVILNLTCQAQDAIYIYWSRPDTFWNSIDYYYIMYRNDLTHKYDEIEIPTSKEHLNSGITIPNLTMNVMYELMVCAGTNSSINSHLTIRGNCSTPRYQLVARNCDKSPPLIRRSADELNAGVIAGMICACFAVMFAIIALVLWRKCFQTTYCFLDYPPRNGPILQEWENSKQDGERTTVPVQHFVQHVAALHADGDIGFSKEFEPFPKETELYLADNSKSAENQTKNRYGNIIAYDHSRVRLLPCSGSPPNKGHDYINANYIDGWQKSHAYIGTQGPLQWTIDSFWRMVWEQRVSTIVMITNLVERGRAKCDMYWPKEGVETYGNIQVTLVKEDVMATYTIRTLHIRHLKVKKKKNGANMGERTVYQYHYTDWPDHGVPDHPLPVLSFIRKSSSANPPSAGPIIVHCSAGVGRTGAYIVIDAMLKQAKSKSEINIFGFLKYIRTQRYSLVQTEEQYIFIHDALQEAIESGETNIKAENLLQYVQDMLSPINTKSDPWNSLETQYKLVTSWKPKDFNLVSATKQCNTHKNRNSEIVSIESSRVHLTPKAGIDGSDYINASWFPGFNRNREFIITQHPLPNTINEFWQMLWDHNSKTIVMLTQCDEDYPEFWPNEGEELKTDNFRVHLYGLKKTASGVVLREMVISSLQEDYEMSVKIVQCPVNQSGLWPHNDNPKAFISLVQDFHGEYQNGPIVVVDKFGGIEAALFILLTTLMKQLDFEKTADIYMHSKLLYMKRPGILRSKDDYTFIYRSVESLLTSKVKVDPDVYIMTNGHINCSNGSNSPTAVQAPQQIPAPYTMKNISICEYAGGDVPMEYATDYANPTHANLISDLGCPTIDSCAEFNDHHMITDANSVPLSSQSYVTLSNIDGNGYITNGNMRIPPEGMEATAITPQ, encoded by the exons ATGGCATATTGGTGTAACGACAGAAATATAAAGAGGGCCAAAATGTCGCGGAGAAAGATAACCAGGATCTCCGAACGCACTGTTAATGCGGCGTattttatatcattttttttgacgATGAATTTTCTAGTTTTCGCCCAAAATGAAGGTGGAGACATGATTGCTTCTGATCTTTCTAATGATGATTATGATAATAGTGCAG TACCGAGCAAGCCATTGAGGTTGACAGGTTATGTCATGAATTCATCGTCAATTGAGCTCTCGTGGTCGGAGCCAGAACATAAGAATGGGATACGTGGATACTGTGTTTACTATATGCACTCCAATTTCACCGAGCAccaattattggaaaaaaataatgagaccaTCAAGTTCTTCTTGAACGATTTGG AGCCGATGACAGAGTACAAAATCTGGGTGAAAGCATTCACTGCGGAAAATGAGGGTGAGCCATCTGATCACATTATGCAAAAGACTGATGTTGCGGGTCCAAGTGCACCTGTAATTCTCAACCTAACTTGCCAAGCCCAGGATGCCATATATATTTACTGGTCACGACCCGACACTTTCTGGAATTCCATTGACTATTACTATATCATGTATCGAAATGACTTGACACACAAATATGACGAAATTGAGATTCCAACGTCTAAGGAGCATCTCAATAGTGGG ATCACTATACCAAACCTCACAATGAATGTAATGTATGAACTGATGGTTTGCGCTGGTACCAACAGTTCCATCAATTCACACCTGACAATACGTGGCAACTGCAGTACACCTAGATACCAACTGGTAGCACGTAACTGCGATAAATCACCTCCCCTAATACGTCGTAGTGCAGACGAACTAAATGCAGGTGTAATAGCTGGAATGATTTGCGCATGTTTCGCTGTTATGTTTGCGATCATAGCACTGGTACTGTGGAG AAAATGTTTTCAAACAACGTACTGTTTTTTGGATTATCCACCGAGGAATGGGCCAATACTCCAGGAATGGGAAAATAGTAAACAGGACGGTGAAAGGACAACTGTTCCAGTTCAACACTTTGTACAACATGTTGCTGCACTGCATGCTGATGGAGATATTGGATTCAGTAAAGAATTTGAGCCATTCCCGAAAGAGACTGAGCTCTATTTAGCGGATAATTCAAAGTCTGCGGAGAACCAGACGAAAAATCGTTATGGGAACATTATTGCCTACGACCACTCGCGTGTCCGATTGTTACCCTGCAGCGGTAGCCCGCCCAACAAAGGTCATGATTACATCAATGCTAACTACATAGATGGATGGCAAAAATCTCATGCTTACATTGGGACTCAAGGACCCCTTCAATGGACAATCGATAGTTTTTGGCGGATGGTATGGGAGCAGCGTGTATCAACAATCGTCATGATAACAAATCTCGTTGAACGTGGACGAGCCAAGTGCGATATGTACTGGCCGAAGGAAGGAGTCGAAACTTATGGAAATATTCAAGTAACACTTGTCAAAGAGGATGTGATGGCAACTTATACAATTCGCACGCTACACATTCGCCATTTGAAAGttaaaaagaagaagaatGGTGCTAATATGGGCGAACGCACGGTTTATCAGTATCATTACACTGACTGGCCTGATCATGGGGTGCCAGATCATCCGTTACCAGTATTGAGTTTCATTCGTAAATCGTCAAGTGCTAATCCACCGTCAGCTGGACCCATTATTGTTCATTGCAGTGCTGGTGTTGGTCGCACTGGTGCCTACATAGTAATTGATGCCATGCTAAAACAGGCAAAGAGTAAAAGTGAAATTAATATATTCGGCTTTCTCAAGTACATACGCACCCAACGTTACTCACTAGTACAGACTGAAGAACAATACATATTCATTCATGATGCCCTGCAGGAGGCAATTGAAAGTGGTGAGACCAATATAAAAGCTGAAAATTTACTTCAGTATGTACAGGATATGCTATCGCCAATCAATACAAAGTCTGATCCGTGGAATAGTTTGGAGACTCAGTATAAACTTGTAACATCCTGGAAGCCAAAAGATTTCAATTTAGTATCAGCAACGAAACAGTGTAATACGCATAAAAATCGTAATTCTGAGATTGTATCGATTGAAAGTTCACGAGTACATTTAACTCCAAAAGCTGGAATCGATGGCAGTGATTATATCAATGCATCGTGGTTCCCTGGATTTAACAGAAATCGTGAATTCATAATAACACAGCATCCACTACCAAACACGATAAACGAGTTCTGGCAAATGCTTTGGGATCATAATTCCAAGACAATTGTTATGCTGACACAGTGTGATGAGGATTACCCGGAATTTTGGCCGAATGAGGGAGAGGAACTGAAGACAGATAATTTTCGTGTGCATTTGTATGGGCTTAAAAAAACTGCCAGTGGTGTTGTATTGAGGGAAATGGTGATCAGCTCGCTTCAGGAAGACTACGAAATGAGTGTGAAAATTGTTCAATGTCCCGTTAATCAGAGTGGGCTGTGGCCGCATAACGATAATCCGAAGGCTTTTATCAGTTTGGTGCAAGATTTTCATGGAGAATATCAGAATGGTCCCATTGTGGTTGTGGATAAATTCGGGGGAATTGAGGCTGCTCTGTTCATTTTGCTGACTACACTAATGAAGCAACTTGATTTCGAAAAGACTGCTGATATTTATATGCACTCGAAATTATTGTACATGAAGAGACCTGGAATTTTACGATCTAAG GATGATTACACGTTCATCTACAGATCCGTAGAGTCGTTATTGACATCGAAAGTCAAGGTAGATCCTGATGTATATATAATGACCAATGGCCATATAAACTGCTCGAATGGTTCGAACAGTCCTACCGCTGTTCAAGCGCCACAACAGATACCAGCCCCTTACACAATGAAGAATATATCAATCTGCGAATACGCAGGTGGTGATGTGCCAATGGAATACGCTACAGATTACGCTAATCCCACTCATGCTAATTTAATCAGCGATCTTGGATGCCCAACGATCGATAGTTGTGCTGAATTTAATGATCATCACATGATAACTGATGCCAATAGTGTACCATTGTCAAGCCAGAGTTACGTTACACTTTCAAATATCGACGGTAATGGCTATATTACAAATGGTAATATGAGAATTCCCCCTGAGGGTATGGAGGCAACTGCCATTACACCGCAATGA
- the LOC135172737 gene encoding tyrosine-protein phosphatase 99A-like isoform X1, translating into MAYWCNDRNIKRAKMSRRKITRISERTVNAAYFISFFLTMNFLVFAQNEGGDMIASDLSNDDYDNSAVPSKPLRLTGYVMNSSSIELSWSEPEHKNGIRGYCVYYMHSNFTEHQLLEKNNETIKFFLNDLEPMTEYKIWVKAFTAENEGEPSDHIMQKTDVAGPSAPVILNLTCQAQDAIYIYWSRPDTFWNSIDYYYIMYRNDLTHKYDEIEIPTSKEHLNSGITIPNLTMNVMYELMVCAGTNSSINSHLTIRGNCSTPRYQLVARNCDKSPPLIRRSADELNAGVIAGMICACFAVMFAIIALVLWRHIFRKCFQTTYCFLDYPPRNGPILQEWENSKQDGERTTVPVQHFVQHVAALHADGDIGFSKEFEPFPKETELYLADNSKSAENQTKNRYGNIIAYDHSRVRLLPCSGSPPNKGHDYINANYIDGWQKSHAYIGTQGPLQWTIDSFWRMVWEQRVSTIVMITNLVERGRAKCDMYWPKEGVETYGNIQVTLVKEDVMATYTIRTLHIRHLKVKKKKNGANMGERTVYQYHYTDWPDHGVPDHPLPVLSFIRKSSSANPPSAGPIIVHCSAGVGRTGAYIVIDAMLKQAKSKSEINIFGFLKYIRTQRYSLVQTEEQYIFIHDALQEAIESGETNIKAENLLQYVQDMLSPINTKSDPWNSLETQYKLVTSWKPKDFNLVSATKQCNTHKNRNSEIVSIESSRVHLTPKAGIDGSDYINASWFPGFNRNREFIITQHPLPNTINEFWQMLWDHNSKTIVMLTQCDEDYPEFWPNEGEELKTDNFRVHLYGLKKTASGVVLREMVISSLQEDYEMSVKIVQCPVNQSGLWPHNDNPKAFISLVQDFHGEYQNGPIVVVDKFGGIEAALFILLTTLMKQLDFEKTADIYMHSKLLYMKRPGILRSKDDYTFIYRSVESLLTSKVKVDPDVYIMTNGHINCSNGSNSPTAVQAPQQIPAPYTMKNISICEYAGGDVPMEYATDYANPTHANLISDLGCPTIDSCAEFNDHHMITDANSVPLSSQSYVTLSNIDGNGYITNGNMRIPPEGMEATAITPQ; encoded by the exons ATGGCATATTGGTGTAACGACAGAAATATAAAGAGGGCCAAAATGTCGCGGAGAAAGATAACCAGGATCTCCGAACGCACTGTTAATGCGGCGTattttatatcattttttttgacgATGAATTTTCTAGTTTTCGCCCAAAATGAAGGTGGAGACATGATTGCTTCTGATCTTTCTAATGATGATTATGATAATAGTGCAG TACCGAGCAAGCCATTGAGGTTGACAGGTTATGTCATGAATTCATCGTCAATTGAGCTCTCGTGGTCGGAGCCAGAACATAAGAATGGGATACGTGGATACTGTGTTTACTATATGCACTCCAATTTCACCGAGCAccaattattggaaaaaaataatgagaccaTCAAGTTCTTCTTGAACGATTTGG AGCCGATGACAGAGTACAAAATCTGGGTGAAAGCATTCACTGCGGAAAATGAGGGTGAGCCATCTGATCACATTATGCAAAAGACTGATGTTGCGGGTCCAAGTGCACCTGTAATTCTCAACCTAACTTGCCAAGCCCAGGATGCCATATATATTTACTGGTCACGACCCGACACTTTCTGGAATTCCATTGACTATTACTATATCATGTATCGAAATGACTTGACACACAAATATGACGAAATTGAGATTCCAACGTCTAAGGAGCATCTCAATAGTGGG ATCACTATACCAAACCTCACAATGAATGTAATGTATGAACTGATGGTTTGCGCTGGTACCAACAGTTCCATCAATTCACACCTGACAATACGTGGCAACTGCAGTACACCTAGATACCAACTGGTAGCACGTAACTGCGATAAATCACCTCCCCTAATACGTCGTAGTGCAGACGAACTAAATGCAGGTGTAATAGCTGGAATGATTTGCGCATGTTTCGCTGTTATGTTTGCGATCATAGCACTGGTACTGTGGAG GCACATTTTCAGAAAATGTTTTCAAACAACGTACTGTTTTTTGGATTATCCACCGAGGAATGGGCCAATACTCCAGGAATGGGAAAATAGTAAACAGGACGGTGAAAGGACAACTGTTCCAGTTCAACACTTTGTACAACATGTTGCTGCACTGCATGCTGATGGAGATATTGGATTCAGTAAAGAATTTGAGCCATTCCCGAAAGAGACTGAGCTCTATTTAGCGGATAATTCAAAGTCTGCGGAGAACCAGACGAAAAATCGTTATGGGAACATTATTGCCTACGACCACTCGCGTGTCCGATTGTTACCCTGCAGCGGTAGCCCGCCCAACAAAGGTCATGATTACATCAATGCTAACTACATAGATGGATGGCAAAAATCTCATGCTTACATTGGGACTCAAGGACCCCTTCAATGGACAATCGATAGTTTTTGGCGGATGGTATGGGAGCAGCGTGTATCAACAATCGTCATGATAACAAATCTCGTTGAACGTGGACGAGCCAAGTGCGATATGTACTGGCCGAAGGAAGGAGTCGAAACTTATGGAAATATTCAAGTAACACTTGTCAAAGAGGATGTGATGGCAACTTATACAATTCGCACGCTACACATTCGCCATTTGAAAGttaaaaagaagaagaatGGTGCTAATATGGGCGAACGCACGGTTTATCAGTATCATTACACTGACTGGCCTGATCATGGGGTGCCAGATCATCCGTTACCAGTATTGAGTTTCATTCGTAAATCGTCAAGTGCTAATCCACCGTCAGCTGGACCCATTATTGTTCATTGCAGTGCTGGTGTTGGTCGCACTGGTGCCTACATAGTAATTGATGCCATGCTAAAACAGGCAAAGAGTAAAAGTGAAATTAATATATTCGGCTTTCTCAAGTACATACGCACCCAACGTTACTCACTAGTACAGACTGAAGAACAATACATATTCATTCATGATGCCCTGCAGGAGGCAATTGAAAGTGGTGAGACCAATATAAAAGCTGAAAATTTACTTCAGTATGTACAGGATATGCTATCGCCAATCAATACAAAGTCTGATCCGTGGAATAGTTTGGAGACTCAGTATAAACTTGTAACATCCTGGAAGCCAAAAGATTTCAATTTAGTATCAGCAACGAAACAGTGTAATACGCATAAAAATCGTAATTCTGAGATTGTATCGATTGAAAGTTCACGAGTACATTTAACTCCAAAAGCTGGAATCGATGGCAGTGATTATATCAATGCATCGTGGTTCCCTGGATTTAACAGAAATCGTGAATTCATAATAACACAGCATCCACTACCAAACACGATAAACGAGTTCTGGCAAATGCTTTGGGATCATAATTCCAAGACAATTGTTATGCTGACACAGTGTGATGAGGATTACCCGGAATTTTGGCCGAATGAGGGAGAGGAACTGAAGACAGATAATTTTCGTGTGCATTTGTATGGGCTTAAAAAAACTGCCAGTGGTGTTGTATTGAGGGAAATGGTGATCAGCTCGCTTCAGGAAGACTACGAAATGAGTGTGAAAATTGTTCAATGTCCCGTTAATCAGAGTGGGCTGTGGCCGCATAACGATAATCCGAAGGCTTTTATCAGTTTGGTGCAAGATTTTCATGGAGAATATCAGAATGGTCCCATTGTGGTTGTGGATAAATTCGGGGGAATTGAGGCTGCTCTGTTCATTTTGCTGACTACACTAATGAAGCAACTTGATTTCGAAAAGACTGCTGATATTTATATGCACTCGAAATTATTGTACATGAAGAGACCTGGAATTTTACGATCTAAG GATGATTACACGTTCATCTACAGATCCGTAGAGTCGTTATTGACATCGAAAGTCAAGGTAGATCCTGATGTATATATAATGACCAATGGCCATATAAACTGCTCGAATGGTTCGAACAGTCCTACCGCTGTTCAAGCGCCACAACAGATACCAGCCCCTTACACAATGAAGAATATATCAATCTGCGAATACGCAGGTGGTGATGTGCCAATGGAATACGCTACAGATTACGCTAATCCCACTCATGCTAATTTAATCAGCGATCTTGGATGCCCAACGATCGATAGTTGTGCTGAATTTAATGATCATCACATGATAACTGATGCCAATAGTGTACCATTGTCAAGCCAGAGTTACGTTACACTTTCAAATATCGACGGTAATGGCTATATTACAAATGGTAATATGAGAATTCCCCCTGAGGGTATGGAGGCAACTGCCATTACACCGCAATGA
- the LOC135172744 gene encoding protein zyg-11 homolog B-like isoform X1 — MFESPRSLEEVCVDFICDNVLALCEVQPGDSGGTTVSTSAPIDIEHRSNGSAIESGVAVSSAPLTSSPINNSTNGTATRLSFKDPDVFLPAEISEQLLASLCEKKALSDLTITLFDSKTTRLRHVRLKDASSLSTKGLKVLKQHKIVDLEVKGLKITINDLISCLSEWSLQNLRSLSVAKGSFIDGSRVCVFLPLSKLQTLQTLNVSGTELNKHGLEIVVEDLPFLESLDISCTRVDDITPLKKCKDRLKSLSMYNLKISGYGNLKSVLLDLNELRHLDISDQGDPYTFEMFAPVRSKITDLLRTVHCMPYLTSLDISGKEEIEVKDLKDFIKAHPYLEFLGLVHSDACYDDSLANPANKDFRHSLKVSGMATEAQILEALRRYPHRPIYVQKCLYNLFRLTPHFSEPRVDVIKLVIPGMRAHPDGFRVQMAATACLYNLTKGELATRIHPNVLKQIVDLTLVAMESYPTHYQLQKNTLLTLCSDRILQDVAFDKYRCAKLVMNCLSTFDDPSMNRMSVAICSILAAKISTVETSMLGAKPQYMSKLLSMVRSKMESKSVDITMRFTLSALWNLTDESATTCKVFLEEGGMDLFLVVLESFQGESSVETKVLGLLNNIAEVGQLRQRLMRPRFMIMLSCLLDSEHIDVSYFAAGIAAHLLSDGIQAWENWTTAPIVPNRQQLLEQLGKAVTNWQTPQREMVAYRTFQPFFPLLRCSEAYPVQLWAVWAIHHVCTKNPKRYCGMLAQEGGAEILRELEQSNEKGGTQPNVRTLCRSILNTLAFHPC; from the exons atgttTGAATCGCCGAGAAGCCTCGAAGAAGTGTGCGTAGACTTTATCTGTGACAATGTTCTTGCCCTTTGCGAAGTACAGCCTGGGGATTCTGGTGGTACTACTGTGAGCACCTCTGCTCCTATCGATATAG aaCATCGATCGAATGGTTCTGCAATCGAGAGCGGTGTTGCTGTGTCATCTGCACCATTGACAAGCTCTCCCATCAATAATTCAACGAATGGAACTGCAACAAGATTAAGCTTCAAAGACCCGGATGTATTTCTGCCAGCAGAAATATCAGAACAATTATTGGCAAGTCTCTGTGAGAAAAAAGCTCTATCAGATTTAACCATCACTCTCTTCGATTCAAAGACAACGAGATTGAG ACATGTAAGGCTGAAAGACGCATCCAGCCTCTCGACTAAGGGATTAAAAGTATTGAAACAACACAAGATTGTGGATCTGGAAGTGAAGGGACTGAAAATCACGATTAATGACTTGATAAGTTGCCTTAGTGAATGGAGTTTGCAAAATCTTCGATCACTGAGTGTTGCCAAGGGAAGCTTCATAGACGGTTCTAG AGTCTGCGTATTCCTACCATTAAGCAAATTACAAACCCTTCAAACACTCAATGTTTCTGGGACCGAATTGAATAAACATGGGTTGGAAATCGTTGTTGAAGATTTACCTTTCTTAGAGAGTCTCGATATATCATGCACTCGTGTTGATGATATAACACCccttaaaaaatgtaaagatCGATTGAAAAGTCTCTCGATGTACAATCTTAAAATAAGTGGCTATGGAAATTTGAAATCAGTACTACTTGATTTAAATGAATTGAGGCATCTCGACATTTCTGATCAGGGTGATCCCTATACATTTGAAATGTTTGCGCCAGTGCGATCGAAGATAACAGATCTACTACGCACTGTTCACTGTATGCCTTACTTGACAAGCTTAGATATATCTGGAAAAGAAGAAATTGAAGTTAAGGATCTCAAGGATTTTATAAAGGCCCATCCATACCTGGAATTTTTAGGGCTTGTGCATTCCGATGCGTGTTACGACGATAGCCTTGCCAATCCTGCTAATAAAGATTTTCGACATAGTCTAAAG gtaAGCGGTATGGCAACTGAGGCACAAATCCTGGAAGCACTCCGGAGATACCCCCACCGGCCAATTTACGTGCAAAAATGTCTCTACAATTTGTTCCGCTTAACACCACATTTCAGCGAGCCACGTGTAGATGTGATAAAGCTTGTAATACCTGGTATGCGGGCTCATCCGGACGGATTTCGTGTCCAAATGGCCGCCACTGCTTGTCTCTATAATTTAACTAAAGGTGAACTAGCGACAAGAATTCATCCGAATGTTCTCAAACAGATTGTAGATCTAACATTGGTTGCAATGGAGTCATATCCAACTCATTATCAGTTACAAAAAAATACCCTGCTCACGCTGTGTAGTGATAGGATTCTGCAAGATGTCGCCTTCGATAAGTACAG ATGCGCGAAACTGGTTATGAACTGTCTCTCAACATTCGACGATCCATCAATGAATCGAATGTCCGTAGCAATATGTTCAATTCTAGCAGCTAAAATATCAACAGTGGAAACGTCGATGTTGGGAGCAAAGCCACAGTATATGTCAAAATTACTCTCGATGGTTAGATCAAAAATGGAATCAAAATCAGTCGACATTACGATGAGATTTACACTGAGTGCCTTGTGGAATCTGACGGATGAGAGTGCGACAACTTGTAAAGTTTTCTTGGAAGAGGGTGGAATGGATTTGTTCTTGGTAGTGCTTGAGAGTTTCCAGGGTGAATCGAGCGTTGAAACCAAAGTTTTAGGTCTGCTTAACAATATCGCTGAG GTTGGCCAATTGAGGCAGAGACTTATGCGGCCACGCTTCATGATCATGCTATCGTGTTTGCTGGATTCGGAACACATTGATGTATCTTACTTCGCAGCTGGCATTGCTGCTCATTTATTGAGCGACGGGATACAAGCTTGGGAAAACTGGACGACAGCGCCGATAGTTCCGAATAGACAACAGTTACTGGAACAACTGGGAAAGGCTGTGACAAATTGGCAAACaccacagcgagagatggTAGCTTACAGGACTTTTCAGCCATTTTTCCCACTCTTAAGATGCAGTGAGGCTTATCCAGTACAATTGTGGGCTGTATGGGCTATTCATCATGTCTGCACGAAGAACC CTAAACGTTATTGTGGTATGCTGGCTCAAGAGGGTGGCGCCGAAATTTTACGTGAATTGGAGCAGAGCAACGAGAAAGGTGGAACACAGCCAAACGTGAGGACCCTATGTCGCTCAATTTTAAATACACTCGCATTCCATCCATGCTAA
- the LOC135172744 gene encoding protein zyg-11 homolog B-like isoform X2, translated as MFESPRSLEEVCVDFICDNVLALCEVQPGDSGGTTVSTSAPIDIEHRSNGSAIESGVAVSSAPLTSSPINNSTNGTATRLSFKDPDVFLPAEISEQLLASLCEKKALSDLTITLFDSKTTRLRHVRLKDASSLSTKGLKVLKQHKIVDLEVKGLKITINDLISCLSEWSLQNLRSLSVAKGSFIDGSRVCVFLPLSKLQTLQTLNVSGTELNKHGLEIVVEDLPFLESLDISCTRVDDITPLKKCKDRLKSLSMYNLKISGYGNLKSVLLDLNELRHLDISDQGDPYTFEMFAPVRSKITDLLRTVHCMPYLTSLDISGKEEIEVKDLKDFIKAHPYLEFLGLVHSDACYDDSLANPANKDFRHSLKVSGMATEAQILEALRRYPHRPIYVQKCLYNLFRLTPHFSEPRVDVIKLVIPGMRAHPDGFRVQMAATACLYNLTKGELATRIHPNVLKQIVDLTLVAMESYPTHYQLQKNTLLTLCSDRILQDVAFDKYRCAKLVMNCLSTFDDPSMNRMSVAICSILAAKISTVETSMLGAKPQYMSKLLSMVRSKMESKSVDITMRFTLSALWNLTDESATTCKVFLEEGGMDLFLVVLESFQGESSVETKVLGLLNNIAEVHQLVVGWPIEAETYAATLHDHAIVFAGFGTH; from the exons atgttTGAATCGCCGAGAAGCCTCGAAGAAGTGTGCGTAGACTTTATCTGTGACAATGTTCTTGCCCTTTGCGAAGTACAGCCTGGGGATTCTGGTGGTACTACTGTGAGCACCTCTGCTCCTATCGATATAG aaCATCGATCGAATGGTTCTGCAATCGAGAGCGGTGTTGCTGTGTCATCTGCACCATTGACAAGCTCTCCCATCAATAATTCAACGAATGGAACTGCAACAAGATTAAGCTTCAAAGACCCGGATGTATTTCTGCCAGCAGAAATATCAGAACAATTATTGGCAAGTCTCTGTGAGAAAAAAGCTCTATCAGATTTAACCATCACTCTCTTCGATTCAAAGACAACGAGATTGAG ACATGTAAGGCTGAAAGACGCATCCAGCCTCTCGACTAAGGGATTAAAAGTATTGAAACAACACAAGATTGTGGATCTGGAAGTGAAGGGACTGAAAATCACGATTAATGACTTGATAAGTTGCCTTAGTGAATGGAGTTTGCAAAATCTTCGATCACTGAGTGTTGCCAAGGGAAGCTTCATAGACGGTTCTAG AGTCTGCGTATTCCTACCATTAAGCAAATTACAAACCCTTCAAACACTCAATGTTTCTGGGACCGAATTGAATAAACATGGGTTGGAAATCGTTGTTGAAGATTTACCTTTCTTAGAGAGTCTCGATATATCATGCACTCGTGTTGATGATATAACACCccttaaaaaatgtaaagatCGATTGAAAAGTCTCTCGATGTACAATCTTAAAATAAGTGGCTATGGAAATTTGAAATCAGTACTACTTGATTTAAATGAATTGAGGCATCTCGACATTTCTGATCAGGGTGATCCCTATACATTTGAAATGTTTGCGCCAGTGCGATCGAAGATAACAGATCTACTACGCACTGTTCACTGTATGCCTTACTTGACAAGCTTAGATATATCTGGAAAAGAAGAAATTGAAGTTAAGGATCTCAAGGATTTTATAAAGGCCCATCCATACCTGGAATTTTTAGGGCTTGTGCATTCCGATGCGTGTTACGACGATAGCCTTGCCAATCCTGCTAATAAAGATTTTCGACATAGTCTAAAG gtaAGCGGTATGGCAACTGAGGCACAAATCCTGGAAGCACTCCGGAGATACCCCCACCGGCCAATTTACGTGCAAAAATGTCTCTACAATTTGTTCCGCTTAACACCACATTTCAGCGAGCCACGTGTAGATGTGATAAAGCTTGTAATACCTGGTATGCGGGCTCATCCGGACGGATTTCGTGTCCAAATGGCCGCCACTGCTTGTCTCTATAATTTAACTAAAGGTGAACTAGCGACAAGAATTCATCCGAATGTTCTCAAACAGATTGTAGATCTAACATTGGTTGCAATGGAGTCATATCCAACTCATTATCAGTTACAAAAAAATACCCTGCTCACGCTGTGTAGTGATAGGATTCTGCAAGATGTCGCCTTCGATAAGTACAG ATGCGCGAAACTGGTTATGAACTGTCTCTCAACATTCGACGATCCATCAATGAATCGAATGTCCGTAGCAATATGTTCAATTCTAGCAGCTAAAATATCAACAGTGGAAACGTCGATGTTGGGAGCAAAGCCACAGTATATGTCAAAATTACTCTCGATGGTTAGATCAAAAATGGAATCAAAATCAGTCGACATTACGATGAGATTTACACTGAGTGCCTTGTGGAATCTGACGGATGAGAGTGCGACAACTTGTAAAGTTTTCTTGGAAGAGGGTGGAATGGATTTGTTCTTGGTAGTGCTTGAGAGTTTCCAGGGTGAATCGAGCGTTGAAACCAAAGTTTTAGGTCTGCTTAACAATATCGCTGAG GTTCACCAACTGGTCGTAGGTTGGCCAATTGAGGCAGAGACTTATGCGGCCACGCTTCATGATCATGCTATCGTGTTTGCTGGATTCGGAACACATTGA